The genomic interval TTATTACGAATCCTTCATGGGTAAAACAATTACCGGCAGATTTTATTTTGGTCAGAAATACACTGCGTTAGAGATAAATAGAAATAACAAAACAACTCCTCGACTTCGCTACGTGCCTAATACAACTTTAAATATGGGTATCGGAGCTACCTATCGTTCTTTTACATTGAACCTTGCCTATGGTTTTGGATTTTTGAATGGCGATGAAGAACAAAAAGGCAAAACTAAGTATTGGGAAAACCAGGGACACATGTATGGACGTAAATGGAGTTTTGATTTCTATGCACAATTTTATAAAGGTTACCATCTAAATCCTAAGGGACTGGGATCGCCTGATCCCAATTTATATTATTTCCGACCGGATATAAAGTTCAACTTATTTGGTCTTGCCGCTTATCGAATTTTGAATGAAAGGAAATTCTCTTACAGGGCTGCGATGGTGCAAAATGAATGGCAAAAGAGATCAGCCGGTTCCTTTTTGTTGGGTGGCGAAATATATTACGGCATTGTAGATGCAGACAGCGCTTTGGTACCCGCTGCTATGGCTATGTTATATAAACAACAGGGCATTCATAAGGTCCAATTTTTTAAAATAGGCCCGGGTGCAGGTTATGCTTATACACTTGTTTTGCGGCAACACTTTTTTATAACCGGTTCGCTCAATGCAAATCTCAATCTCGGGTGGGTTGGGGAAACAAACGGATCCGGCAGTGAAGACTGCTTCAGCGTTACACCTAATTTTTTATATCGTATTGCCACGGGATATAATAGCCGGTCATGGAATATAAATATGTCATGGGTAAGTAACCGGATGTCCATACGGGGAGTATCTTCTGCTGACGGATATATAGGACGAGTGGGAATTGTAAGAGCAACACTTGCCAAGCAATTTCAACCGGGACCCAAAGCAAAAAAAATTTTGAAGCCATTGGATAAAATGGCGGCAAAGAAATAAGAATTGCAAGACGTACTATTGTTATTGTCTGTCCATTGTGTAATTCAGTTCAGTTACACCGCAAGTAAATTGCCGGGTAGTCAATAGTTTTAGTTTTATTTTATCCTGGTAGTTATCGGGATTGATGCCTGCAAACAATGGAATGCCTTGTCCAAGAATAATTGGATTAACAAATAGCCAGTAGCCGTCAATTAAGTTCAGTTTCATCAATGAATGTGTTGCTGTAGGGCTACCAAAAAGCAAGATGTCCGGACCTGCCTGTTGTTTTATTTCATTTATTCTGTCCGTAAGGTTGTTGCTGATAATTGTTGTGTATCCTAAACCTGAATCTTTCAATGTTTTTGATAAAACAACTTTGTGAACTTTGCTATACCACTTTGAATGTTCAATGTCGTGTTTGGTTGCTGTCGGCTTGTCTGCTGCGGTAGGCCAGTAACTTTCCATTAGCTGGTAAGTTACCCGTCCATATAATGCAGTGTCGCCTTCGCTTATCCGCTTTCCGACATGAGTAAAAATTTCTTCATCAACTTTAACCCAATCCAATTCTCCGTTCAGTCCTGCTACAAAGCCGTCAAGCGATATGTGCATAAATGAAATTATTTTTCTCATATAGTTGTATTGTTTATTGTTGTCTATGGTTTGGTTAATGTCTTTTACAATGACCGCCAATATTTATCTTGTAACAATTAATCCACTAAAGATAATTGGTTTTCAAAAAAGATTTACGTCGGGTCGCTACGAAACAGGCAAGTTTTCTTACTCCATCTTTTCAAGCTCAATTATTGTTTTTGAGCCGTCGATATTTGTATAGTCAAGTTTTACAAACCCAAATTGATAGTTGAAATATGATGTTAGTTTTGTTTCTCCTAATTTGCTTTTAGCATTGCTGGAAATTACAAAACATTCAATGTTTCCAAGTTTAGATTGCAACATTACTTTATCAGTAATTTCATAATTGTAAATGTTTTCATTTGATCCTTGCCATATTAACCATCTTTTGTCTGCCCACTGACTACCGAATTTTAATCTCCAGGCCCACCTGGTTCCAATTATTAAAGGTTCTTTTATATATGGAAAAGGATTTATTTCCAGTATTTTAAAAAAATCTGTTCTTGGAAGGTGCATCCAAATATTTTTTTCATTTTCAATCAGACCTGTCATTTCATTAAAGTTCAAAGAATCTCTGCTTAATAATTTAAAGCCATAGCTGATGACTGTCTGATTGTAATCTGGTATTTCTTGAATAAACGGACTTAGTCCTGAATTTACAGACAATATTATTTGAAAAACAGAGTTTGTGTCTTTTTTATCCATTTTTTCAAATATCCAATCATACATATTTTGTTTATCCAGGTTGCCCCTTGTCATTAAAAATTTCACTCCTGCCGTATCTGAATAAACATAGCTAAATGTGAATTTTCTTCCTACTCTATAGACACTATTATTTTGGTTATACCTATTCTCATCAATATTTGTAGCATCAAATTTCTCAACCGTTAATCCATTGTCATCTGTCTCAAATTTCTCAATCGCCTTTTGTGCTGTGCAAGATTGAAATGTCAAACATAAAAATGTAATTGTAAATAATTTGGTCATAATCATT from Bacteroidota bacterium carries:
- a CDS encoding DUF4421 domain-containing protein, yielding MHAPAQQPTAETDYDTTYYESFMGKTITGRFYFGQKYTALEINRNNKTTPRLRYVPNTTLNMGIGATYRSFTLNLAYGFGFLNGDEEQKGKTKYWENQGHMYGRKWSFDFYAQFYKGYHLNPKGLGSPDPNLYYFRPDIKFNLFGLAAYRILNERKFSYRAAMVQNEWQKRSAGSFLLGGEIYYGIVDADSALVPAAMAMLYKQQGIHKVQFFKIGPGAGYAYTLVLRQHFFITGSLNANLNLGWVGETNGSGSEDCFSVTPNFLYRIATGYNSRSWNINMSWVSNRMSIRGVSSADGYIGRVGIVRATLAKQFQPGPKAKKILKPLDKMAAKK
- a CDS encoding dihydrofolate reductase — translated: MRKIISFMHISLDGFVAGLNGELDWVKVDEEIFTHVGKRISEGDTALYGRVTYQLMESYWPTAADKPTATKHDIEHSKWYSKVHKVVLSKTLKDSGLGYTTIISNNLTDRINEIKQQAGPDILLFGSPTATHSLMKLNLIDGYWLFVNPIILGQGIPLFAGINPDNYQDKIKLKLLTTRQFTCGVTELNYTMDRQ